The following are from one region of the Vitis riparia cultivar Riparia Gloire de Montpellier isolate 1030 chromosome 14, EGFV_Vit.rip_1.0, whole genome shotgun sequence genome:
- the LOC117931391 gene encoding uncharacterized protein LOC117931391 isoform X1, which translates to MLGFCKSTKLINYHEYNFYIPMLGFVGGDQQHDKEEEVVVVVQLHAERGAFSLLDPVTGGLSGGLYDKPLLCFGCGIGWFSFLMGFVFPPLWYYATVLYFGNYYHKDPRERPGLAASAIAALICSVAVIISLLAMFLS; encoded by the exons ATGTTGGGTTTCTGCAAATCAACAAAGCTTATCAATTATCATGAATACAATTTTTACATTCCCATGTTGGGATTTGTAGGTGGAGATCAACAACACGATAAAGAGGAGGAGGTAGTGGTGGTGGTGCAACTCCATGCAGAGAGAGGGGCTTTCTCACTGCTAGACCCCGTGACGGGAGGACTCTCCGGTGGCCTCTATGACAAGCCGCTGCTGTGCTTCGGTTGCGGGATCGGATGGTTTTC ATTCCTCATGGGGTTTGTGTTTCCTCCACTGTGGTACTATGCCACAGTTCTctattttggaaattattatcATAAAGATCCAAGGGAGCGACCAGGCCTTGCAGCATCTGCAATTGCA GCCTTGATTTGTTCAGTTGCTGTCATAATTTCCCTGCTGGCTATGTTCTTGTCTTAG
- the LOC117931391 gene encoding 60S ribosomal protein L18a-like protein isoform X2, producing MLLLMEQGGDQQHDKEEEVVVVVQLHAERGAFSLLDPVTGGLSGGLYDKPLLCFGCGIGWFSFLMGFVFPPLWYYATVLYFGNYYHKDPRERPGLAASAIAALICSVAVIISLLAMFLS from the exons ATGCTTCTGTTAATGGAACAAG GTGGAGATCAACAACACGATAAAGAGGAGGAGGTAGTGGTGGTGGTGCAACTCCATGCAGAGAGAGGGGCTTTCTCACTGCTAGACCCCGTGACGGGAGGACTCTCCGGTGGCCTCTATGACAAGCCGCTGCTGTGCTTCGGTTGCGGGATCGGATGGTTTTC ATTCCTCATGGGGTTTGTGTTTCCTCCACTGTGGTACTATGCCACAGTTCTctattttggaaattattatcATAAAGATCCAAGGGAGCGACCAGGCCTTGCAGCATCTGCAATTGCA GCCTTGATTTGTTCAGTTGCTGTCATAATTTCCCTGCTGGCTATGTTCTTGTCTTAG